One genomic window of Fusarium keratoplasticum isolate Fu6.1 chromosome 3, whole genome shotgun sequence includes the following:
- a CDS encoding Mediator of RNA polymerase II transcription subunit 31 yields the protein MAAEASQDVPMGSPPPAPAQTDTEPKYGGYSRFEIELEFVQSLANPYYLNHLASQKLLNQPAFVAYLAYLQYWSKPPYLKYLTYPGPTLRHLELLQQEMFRQQIMSPDVVQRLVEEGMKASIDWHRES from the exons ATGGCTGCTGAGGCCTCTCAAGATGTACCAATGGGTTCACCTCCACCCGCGCCCGCGCAGACGGACACGGAGCCCAAGTATGGCGGCTACTCGCGTTTCGAGATTGAGCTCGAG TTTGTACAATCTCTAGCCAACCCTTACTACCTCAACCACCTCGCCTCCCAAAAGCTCCTCAACCAACCCGCCTTTGTCGCATACCTCGCCTATCTCCAGTACTGGAGCAAGCCGCCCTACCTCAAGTACCTGACCTACCCGGGCCCGACCCTGCGAcacctcgagctcctccagcaggAGATGTTCCGACAGCAGATCATGAGCCCGGACGTGGTTCAGAGActggtcgaggagggcatgAAGGCCTCGATCGATTGGCACCGCGAAAGCTAG
- a CDS encoding Metallophos domain-containing protein has product MSESRASSTVKTRILIISDTHGSEPKAKPDDGWPTTEDELDQDDLKWARTGWREPLPEADVVLHCGDLTLRSTVPEYQATFDVLRSIRAPLKLVIAGNHDTALDEHFWINEARGTKRTVNQVKDIVEAAKADGVRYLTEGVHEFTLDNGARLKVFASQWTPVFGGWAFQYDDGHDFKIPEGIDVAMTHGPPNGILDFAGMTGTRAGCPDLLRAVTRAKPKIHCFGHIHEAWGSLLATWDDDKINQERSKAVGLKGLRPNRVTQDEETYKATKAKLIKMSRQRGAHLDLTEGDYHLVQGEKTLFVNAAIMSIQYRAIQLPWLIDVDLAKANEGQEPQD; this is encoded by the coding sequence ATGTCTGAATCTCGCGCTTCAAGTACAGTCAAGACACGCATCCTCATCATATCCGACACCCACGGCTCAGAACCAAAAGCCAAACCCGACGACGGCTGGCCGACCACTGAAGATGAACTCGATCAGGATGACTTGAAGTGGGCTCGCACGGGCTGGAGAGAGCCTCTACCAGAGGCGGATGTTGTCCTCCATTGTGGCGACCTGACCCTGCGTTCAACCGTCCCGGAATACCAAGCAACCTTTGATGTGCTACGCTCCATCCGGGCTCCTCTCAAGCTGGTCATTGCAGGGAACCACGATACTGCTCTTGATGAGCACTTCTGGATTAACGAAGCTCGAGGTACTAAAAGGACCGTGAACCAAGTCAAGGACATCGTCGAAGCTGCCAAAGCAGACGGGGTCCGATATCTGACCGAAGGCGTTCATGAGTTCACCTTGGACAACGGGGCTCGACTCAAGGTGTTCGCAAGCCAGTGGACACCTGTATTCGGCGGCTGGGCATTTCAATACGACGACGGCCACGACTTCAAGATCCCCGAGGGTATCGACGTGGCCATGACCCACGGCCCTCCGAACGGCATCCTCGACTTTGCCGGCATGACGGGGACCCGGGCCGGATGCCCCGACCTCCTGCGCGCCGTCACCCGTGCGAAGCCAAAGATCCACTGCTTCGGACACATCCACGAGGCATGGGGCTCACTCCTCGCCACGTGGGACGacgacaagatcaaccagGAGCGGTCCAAAGCCGTTGGGCTTAAGGGTCTGCGACCAAACCGCGTGACGCAGGATGAGGAGACGTACAAAGCGACCAAGGcgaagctcatcaagatgaGCCGGCAGAGGGGTGCGCATCTGGATCTCACCGAGGGTGACTACCATCTCGTGCAGGGAGAGAAGACGCTGTTTGTgaatgccgccatcatgagtaTTCAATATCGAGCCATACAGCTGCCTTGGCTCATCGACGTCGACTTGGCCAAAGCCAATGAGGGTCAGGAGCCCCAAGATTAA
- a CDS encoding Glycerol kinase: protein MQFTTVDASPQLVPSKRDPLVPVHSHTVEEREAKRPRTAEVLLEEQLPQSLIDAVELTKETIKAEEEEQLPQGITETEEEKQKHWFVGSIDQGTTSTRFLIFNGHGEPVASHQIEFENHYPHSGWHEHKPMELLESVETCIAKATEKFCADGHTVSEIRSIGITNQRETTVLWDKNTGEALYNAVVWPDTRTAALVRDLKARPGADKLQEKCGLPLSTYPSSVKLLWVLQNVDSVRKAYDEGRLAFGTVDSWLIYQLNGGANKEGGPVYVTDSTNASRTMFMNLKTLDYDDDLLKFFDIDRNKLGLPKIVPSSHPTAFGTLARGPLKGTPIAGCLGDQSSALVGQCGFSPGQAKNTYGTGCFLLYNVGHEPVISKTGLLATVAYDFGRGRKPVYALEGSIAVAGSGVKFLQNNLGIIKAASEVDSVAQSVPDNGGVVFVTAFSGLFAPYWIDDAKGTLFGVTQHTKKGHIVRATLEATCHQTAAILDAMASDSGHALDILAVDGGLSNSDLCMQTQADLSGVPVDRPAMRETTALGAAIAAGLATGVWNELEELHEVNRKGRKVFKPQLDTKDRSRMRKRWERAVDMSRGWLKDIGDE from the exons ATGCAATTCACAACCGTCGACGCGTCGCCCCAGCTGGTGCCCAGCAAACGGGACCCCTTGGTGCCTGTCCACTCACACACGGTTGAGGAGCGTGAGGCTAAGCGTCCACGGACTGCCGAGGTCTTGCTTGAAGAACAACTTCCTCAATCGCTCATCGACGCGGTTGAACTTACCAAAGAGACTAtcaaggcagaagaggaagaacagCTTCCTCAAGGAATCaccgagacggaggaggagaagcagaagcacTGGTTCGTCGGTAGTATCGACCAGGGAACGACTTCAACTCGgttcctcatcttcaatgGCCATGGCGAGCCTGTTGCTAGCCACCAGATCGAGTTTGAGAACCATTACCCGCACTCGGG ATGGCACGAGCATAAGCCAATGGAACTCCTCGAGTCTGTCGAAACATGCATTGCAAAGGCGACCGAGAAGTTTTGCGCAGATGGCCACACTGTTTCTGAGATCCGCTCCattggcatcaccaaccagcGCGAGACGACGGTCCTTTGGGACAAGAACACCGGCGAAGCCCTCTACAATGCCGTCGTCTGGCCTGACACTCGTACTGCCGCGCTTGTGCGCGATCTAAAGGCCCGACCCGGTGCCGACAAACTCCAGGAGAAGTGCGGACTCCCATTGTCCACATACCCCTCAAGCGTCAAGTTGCTTTGGGTTCTCCAAAACGTAGACTCCGTACGAAAGGCCTATGACGAAGGCCGCCTCGCATTCGGCACTGTTGACTCATGGTTGATCTACCAGCTCAACGGAGGTGCAAACAAGGAGGGTGGACCTGTCTACGTCACAGACTCGACCAACGCCAGCCGTACCATGTTCATGAACCTCAAGACACTTGATTACGACGATGATCTGCTCAAGTTTTTCGACATCGACCGTAACAAGCTTGGTCTTCCTAAGATTGTGCCATCCTCCCATCCCACTGCCTTTGGTACCCTCGCCCGCGGGCCCCTGAAGGGCACACCTATTGCTGGCTGTCTGGGTGATCAATCATCTGCTCTGGTCGGCCAATGTGGTTTcagcccaggccaagccaagaacACATATGGCACGGGCTGCTTCCTCCTCTACAATGTTGGACACGAACCTGTCATCTCCAAGACGGGCTTGCTCGCAACTGTCGCATACGACTTTGGTCGGGGTCGTAAACCAGTCTACGCCCTCGAGGGCAGTATCGCTGTTGCTGGTTCCGGTGTCAAGTTTCTACAAAACAACCTTGGCATTATCAAGGCGGCTTCAGAGGTGGACAGTGTTGCTCAGTCCGTCCCCGACAACGGTGGTGTCGTCTTTGTGACGGCGTTCAGTGGTCTCTTTGCCCCGTACTGGATTGACGATGCCAAGGGCACGCTCT TTGGTGTCACCCAACATACAAAGAAGGGCCACATTGTACGAGCCACACTCGAGGCTACctgccaccaaacggcgGCGATTCTTGACGCCATGGCCTCGGATTCTGGTCATGCCTTGGACATCCTTGCAGTCGATGGAGGTCTCTCCAATTCGGACCTCTGTATGCAAACTCAGGCTGACCTGAGCGGCGTCCCTGTTGATCGCCCAGCCATGCGCGAAACTACCGCACTGGGGGCCGCCATTGCCGCCGGACTCGCCACTGGAGTCTGGAACGAGCTTGAAGAACTGCACGAAGTGAACAGGAAGGGCCGCAAGGTTTTCAAGCCCCAGCTTGATACCAAGGACCGAAGTCGGATGCGGAAGCGGTGGGAGCGGGCTGTCGATATGAGCAGAGGATGGCTCAAGGATATCGGTGATGAATAa
- a CDS encoding DNA-directed RNA polymerase subunit: MLLFCPHCANILTVSFTNTRTNRLECRTCPFEHHITEPVFSRRMYERVEKEDVFGGPGAWDNAQKGRVQCPNEGCNGDEAAFFQVQIRSADEPMTSFYKCMTCGHRWREN; the protein is encoded by the exons ATGTTGCTCT TCTGCCCCCATTGCGCCAACATCCTCACCGTCTCCTTCACAAACACGCGCACCAACCGCCTCGAGTGCCGCACCTGCCCCTTCGAGCACCACATCACCGAGCCCGTCTTCTCGCGCCGCATGTACGAGCgcgtcgagaaggaggacgTGTTCGGCGGGCCGGGAGCCTGGGACAATGCGCAAAAGGGCCGCGTCCAATGCCCCAACGAGGGCTGTaacggcgacgaggccgcTTTCTTCCAGGTCCAGATCCGCAGTGCCGACGAGCCCATGACGAGCTTCTACAAGTGCATGACTTGCGGACACCGGTGGAGAGAGAACTAG
- a CDS encoding Vacuolar protein sorting-associated protein 27: MMSWWSSSANTALDEQIEKATSSSLEDIALNLEISDVIRSKTVAPKEAMRSLKRRIGNKNPNTQLSALNLTDTCVKNGGSHFLAEIASREFMDNLVSLLQAVGGAAVNADVKSKILELVQSWAGATEGRYELSYIGEVYRTLQRDGYQFPPKTTVASSMIDSSAPPEWTDSEVCMRCRTAFTFTNRKHHCRNCGNCFDQQCSSKTVALPHLGILTPVRVDDGCYAKLTNKGYKVPNPSLDRSPTYPHKTRSTSAMQPRNARVDDGFDEDLKKALAMSLEEVKTHSRGYAEPAQTSYTANGDASAAKQAEEEDEDLKAAIAASLADMEEQKKRHAAALKEQTSASSNPSTTTNFVLPKNDYELTPVEAENINLFSTLVDRLQTQPPGTILREPQIQELYDSIGTLRPKLARTYGETMSKHDTLLDLHAKLSTVVRYYDRMLEERLSKAYSQQSLGGYNLPPPRQAAGPYPSIPSHVPSNPAGAESFYTGQQRASYQAPPQHQHYQQPPQAIPQQQYPPYGSAPEPQPGQYPQPQQPQRTGSWQNRAPSAPQDPYQQQPPQDPNQPTQTPRQAQATPASDPNASYYFTPQQPTPAPVGPSAPGPAPDTAPSPYPSLQPSMQYPRGSISAPSQPTPVQTPAQISQPAQPVQAQQPPQAPQQPQQPLQSTPQPQQTQAPQPSQPQPSQPTQQAPPLQQQPYWQPSMPQQHHHHQPQQQQPQQPQQPQQQPPAAQQNWAYGGYNQDSFPSVPQHDPVPQQPVKEEALIEL, encoded by the exons atgatgagctggtGGTCGTCCTCGGCCAACACGGCCCTGGACGAGCAGATCGAGAAAGCCACGAGCAGCAGCCT TGAGGATATTGCTCTGAACCTCGAAATCTCCGATGTTATCAGATCCAAGACGGTCGCGCCCAAAGAGGCCATGCGCTCCCTCAAGAGGCGCATCGGCAATAAGAACCCCAATACCCAGCTCAGCGCGCTGAAT CTTACCGATACCTGCGTCAAGAATGGCGGGTCGCACTTCTTGGCCGAGATTGCGTCCCGTGAGTTCATGGATAATCTAGTGTCGCTTCTCCAAGCAGTTGGGGGTGCTGCCGTCAACGCCGATGTCAAAtccaagatcctcgagctTGTGCAATCATGGGCTGGGGCTACTGAAGGCCGATACGAGCTTTCTTACATTGGTGAAGTCTATCGAACCCTGCAGCGTGATGGTTACCAGTTCCCCCCAAAGACCACTGTGGCTAGCAGCATGATTGACAGCAGTGCG CCTCCAGAGTGGACTGACTCGGAAGTCTGTATGCGATGCCGGACCGCCTTTACCTTTACCAACCGAAAGCACCACTGTCGAAACTGCGGAAACTGCTTTGACCAGCAGTGCTCGAGCAAGACCGTCGCCCTCCCGCACCTGGGCATCCTTACCCCAGTTCGAGTCGATGATGGCTGTTATGCTAAGCTCACCAACAAGGGCTACAAGGTCCCCAACCCATCCCTCGACCGATCGCCCACCTACCCCCACAAGACTCGCAGCACCTCGGCCATGCAACCCCGTAACGCCCGTGTCGACGATGGTTTTGATGAGGATCTTAAGAAGGCATTGGCGATGAGCTTGGAAGAAGTCAAGACCCATTCTCGAGGCTATGCTGAGCCTGCCCAAACTAGCTACACGGCCAACGGTGACGCCTCGGCAGCCAAGcaagcagaggaggaggacgaggattTGAAGGCTGCGATCGCTGCTTCTCTGGCAGATatggaggagcagaagaagagacaTGCTGCGGCGCTCAAGGAACAAACATCAGCCTCGTCGAACCCCTCAACAACGACCAACTTTGTGCTCCCCAAGAACGACTACGAGTTGACACCTGTGGAGGCGGAGAACATCAACCTGTTTTCAACCCTCGTTGATCGGCTTCAGACTCAGCCCCCGGGCACTATCCTTCGCGAACCGCAAATTCAAGAACTGTACGACAGCATCGGCACATTACGACCAAAGCTGGCACGAACTTATGGCGAGACCATGAGCAAGCACG ATACCTTGTTGGATCTCCATGCCAAGTTGTCAACAGTAGTCCGATATTACGATCGCATGCTCGAGGAGAGATTGTCCAAGGCTTACAGCCAGCAAAGCCTTGGTGGTTATAACCTGCCACCTCCTCGCCAGGCGGCTGGCCCATacccctccatcccatcccacgTTCCTAGCAACCCTGCCGGCGCGGAAAGCTTTTATACTGGCCAGCAAAGAGCCAGCTACCAGGCgcctcctcaacaccaacactaTCAGCAACCTCCCCAAGCAATTCCTCAGCAACAGTATCCTCCTTACGGATCCGCGCCAGAGCCCCAGCCAGGACAATACCCgcagccacagcagcctcagcggACTGGTAGCTGGCAGAACAGAGCGCCCTCGGCTCCTCAAGATCCCTATCAGCAACAGCCCCCTCAGGATCCTAACCAGCCAACGCAGACCCCACGACAGGCCCAGGCAACACCTGCCAGTGACCCTAATGCCTCTTACTATTTCACTCCCCAGCAACCGACTCCGGCACCTGTGGGGCCATCAGCACCTGGACCTGCTCCTGATACTGCTCCATCCCCGTATCCCAGCTTGCAGCCATCGATGCAATACCCCAGGGGATCAATTTCAGCTCCATCGCAACCTACTCCGGTTCAGACGCCGGCTCAGATttctcagccagcccagccagttcaagctcaacagcccCCCCAAGCTCCTCAGCAACCACAGCAGCCTCTCCAGTCTACCCCACAGCCACAGCAAACCCAAGCACCCCAGCCGTCCCAACCGCAGCCCTCGCAACCAACCCAGCAAGCACCACCTTTGCAACAGCAGCCTTACTGGCAGCCATCTATGCCtcagcaacaccaccatcaccagcctcagcagcaacaaccccAGCAACCTCAGcagccccagcagcagcccccGGCCGCGCAGCAAAACTGGGCATACGGTGGCTACAACCAGGACTCGTTCCCTTCGGTACCGCAGCACGACCCTGTGCCACAGCAGCCTGTCAAAGAGGAGGCATTGATTGAGTTGTAA
- a CDS encoding CFEM domain-containing protein, translated as MKATLFLAAAGLVAAQDFTGQPKCALKCLEEYVPKAGCDLEDTACQCDPSFQEKLTPQISPCLMKECEAADLPKALAAAQAACEAYSSAAGKSGSATGTVAPTATASETESETETASDEEDNTETVTVSVDTSITGSVTVPAIFSTTTDVPVTPGPNNKTTTKATKTGASGSDDEETGTGSGSGSETSETGAAASETGNAAAMTGPAFGGFLAILAAFFAL; from the exons ATGAAGGCtactctcttcctcgctgcTGCCGGCCTCGTTGCCGCCCAGGACTTCACTGGCCAGCCCAAGTGCGCT CTCAAGTGTCTTGAGGAGTATGTCCCCAAGGCCGGCTGCGACCTCGAGGATACCGCCTGCCAGTGCGACCCCTCCttccaggagaagctcacCCCTCAGATCTCGCCCTGCCTGATGAAGGAGTGCGAGGCTGCCGACCTCCCCaaggccctcgccgccgcccagGCTGCCTGCGAGGCTTATTCCTCGGCCGCTGGCAAGTCTGGCTCTGCGACCGGCACCGTCGCTCCCACTGCTACCGCCTCCGAGACCGAGTCTGAGACTGAGACTGCctccgatgaggaggataACACTGAAACCGTCACTGTCAGCGTCGACACCTCCATCACGGGCTCCGTCACCGTCcctgccatcttctccaccaCTACCGACGTCCCCGTCACCCCTGGCCCCAACAacaagaccaccaccaaggccaccaagactGGTGCTAGTGgaagtgatgatgaggagaccgGCACTGGCTCCGGCTCTGGCTCCGAGACCAGCGAGACCGGCGCCGCTGCCAGCGAGACTGGCAACGCCGCTGCCATGACCGGCCCCGCCTTTGGTGgcttcctcgccatcctgGCTGCCTTTTTCGCTCTGTAA